In Fusarium poae strain DAOMC 252244 chromosome Unknown contig_1, whole genome shotgun sequence, the following are encoded in one genomic region:
- a CDS encoding uncharacterized protein (SECRETED:SignalP(1-24)~CAZy:GH18) — translation MLAFFRTLMSLLVVSQSLLAVAEPDTSQLYQREPPQSETGYVNMVYFVNWGIYERDFQPQDLPASSITHILYAFMNVQHDGTVFTADTYADLEKHYEDDSWLESDTQNAFGCVKQLFSLKKAHRQLKVLLSIGGWTWSTNFASTAATSTGRSNFAKSAVTLMKDWGFDGIDIDWEYPASNEEASNMVLLLEAVRAELDAYSSEHAPDYHFQLTIAAPAGSDYYSRLHLADLGSRVDYINLMAYDYAGSWSPVAGHNANLYANKDLPQSTPFNTDDAVKAYLKAGVPARKLVLGMPVYGRSFIGSYDLGGAYSSVGSPNKALGSWEAGVWDYKALSKQGLTTMYDEKSQAYYGKLQSGPGIYSYDTPEVVQKKVSYLKQQSLGGAMFWEASGDGKEQESLVETSFRSLGSTDEKENLLVYPDSRYKNIASGLRAGIAF, via the exons ATGTTGGCCTTTTTTCGAACACTGATGTCTCTGCTCGTGGTATCTCAGTCTCTGCTAGCGGTTGCAGAGCCCGACACCAGTCAACTGTATCAGAGAGAGCCTCCACAGAGTGAAACAGGATATGTCAACATGGTTTATTTTGTAAACTG GGGCATATACGAGAGAGACTTCCAACCACAGGATCTTCCCGCTTCTAGCATAACACATATACTATACGCTTTCATGAACGTACAGCATGATGGAACCGT ATTCACAGCCGATACGTACGCAGATCTGGAGAAACATTACGAAGATGATT CCTGGCTCGAAAGCGATACACAAAACGCGTTCGGGTGTGTTAAACAACTCTTTTCCCTCAAAAAAGCACACCGCCAGCTCAAAGTCCTGCTTTCTATTGGAGGTTGGACTTGGTCTACAAACTTCGCCAGTACTGCAGCTACTTCCACCGGTCGATCTAATTTTGCCAAGTCAGCAGTGACACTCATGAAAGATTGGGGCTTTGACGGTATTGATATTGATTGGGAGTACCCAGCTAGCAACGAGGAAGCATCCAACATGGTACTCCTCCTTGAAGCGGTTCGAGCTGAGCTAGATGCCTACTCTTCCGAACATGCACCGGACTATCACTTCCAGCTTACCATCGCCGCTCCAGCAGGATCTGACTACTACAGCAGGTTGCATCTAGCGGATCTTGGCAGTAGGGTCGACTACATCAATCTAATGGCTTACGACTATGCAGGGTCTTGGAGTCCTGTGGCTGGCCACAATGCTAATCTCTATGCAAACAAAGATCTCCCTCAATCTACCCCTTTCAATACCGATGACGCCGTAAAGGCTTATCTGAAGGCTGGGGTCCCCGCCCGTAAACTTGTCCTCGGCATGCCTGTATACGGTCGGTCCTTCATCGGTTCATATGACCTGGGAGGGGCGTACTCAAGTGTTGGAAGTCCTAACAAGGCACTTGGCAGCTGGGAGGCTGGAGTTTGGGACTACAAAGCTTTGTCCAAGCAGGGCCTCACGACGATGTACGACGAGAAGTCACAGGCGTACTACGGTAAGCTCCAGTCTGGCCCAGGTATTTACTCTTACGACACCCCGGAGGTGGTCCAGAAAAAGGTGTCGTATCTGAAACAGCAAAGCTTGGGAGGGGCTATGTTCTGGGAGGCATCAGGAGACGGGAAAGAGCAAGAATCGCTGGTGGAAACGAGCTTCCGATCTTTGGGAAGCACTGACGAGAAAGAAAACTTACTTGTTTATCCTGACTCAAGATACAAAAATATTGCCTCCGGCTTAAGAGCAGGAATTGCCTTTTAA
- a CDS encoding uncharacterized protein (TransMembrane:1 (i7-27o)) translates to MSSASRHGINLVAYIIVSWIAVVYAILPTPGASVFITPHAAYSSSVGVLGCKVDTNRIAYWPLAVGCDNICVKVSNEGRSLHLLRIDMSQGAYDISYDAWNYLAFGVSAMDNPQQDGEILMSYEVVETSECQHLLHEGKLPLSAANSMNYVALCASQSSSWVANNYQLYNINDPLCKFGVDERCDLDLATSNQPSCPSVLGNPLPMQSRVKNVAYGTGQLVPV, encoded by the coding sequence ATGTCCTCCGCTTCTCGACATGGGATAAACCTCGTGGCCTACATTATTGTTTCCTGGATTGCAGTTGTCTACGCTATTCTACCGACTCCGGGAGCTTCTGTGTTCATTACTCCACATGCAGCGTATTCTAGCTCGGTAGGAGTCCTAGGCTGCAAGGTTGATACGAATCGGATCGCTTATTGGCCCCTTGCCGTTGGATGTGATAATATATGTGTCAAGGTGTCTAATGAGGGACGTTCCCTTCATCTTTTGCGCATTGATATGTCCCAAGGCGCGTATGATATTTCCTACGATGCTTGGAATTATCTGGCGTTCGGCGTATCTGCCATGGATAACCCCCAGCAAGATGGGGAAATCCTAATGTCGTACGAGGTCGTAGAAACATCAGAATGTCAACACCTACTCCATGAGGGGAAGTTGCCTCTGTCAGCGGCTAACAGTATGAATTACGTCGCTCTATGTGCTAGTCAGTCTTCGAGTTGGGTCGCAAACAACTATCAATTGTATAACATAAACGATCCCCTGTGCAAGTTTGGGGTAGATGAGAGATGCGACCTCGACCTAGCTACAAGTAATCAGCCAAGCTGTCCCAGTGTCTTAGGTAATCCTCTACCAATGCAGTCTAGAGTCAAGAATGTCGCGTACGGCACTGGTCAACTCGTCCCTGTATAG